The DNA window CAGAAGCTCGGCGTCGGCGGCGAGAAGGGGCCTGCGGTGCTGACGGTCGTCGGCCGCAAGTCCGGCAAGCCGCGCTCGACGCCTGTCACCCCGATGACCGTCGACGGTAAGCGCTACATCGTCGCCGGCCTGCCTGGGGCCGACTGGTCGGCCAATGCCCGCGCCGCCGGAGAGGCGACGTTGCATCGTGGCAGGCGCGCCGAGCGGGTTCACATGGTGGAGATGTCCGCCGAAGAGGCCAGGCCTTTGCTGCGGGTGTTTCCCATCGAGGTGCCGACCGGGGTCGGCTTCATGAAGAACGCCGGGCTGGTCACCGGCGCCAACCCCGACGAGTT is part of the Mycolicibacterium tusciae JS617 genome and encodes:
- a CDS encoding nitroreductase family deazaflavin-dependent oxidoreductase — protein: MSDSARIRPPWWLKYVNKVMIGLQKLGVGGEKGPAVLTVVGRKSGKPRSTPVTPMTVDGKRYIVAGLPGADWSANARAAGEATLHRGRRAERVHMVEMSAEEARPLLRVFPIEVPTGVGFMKNAGLVTGANPDEFEALAGRCPVFRMDSVNA